In Beutenbergia cavernae DSM 12333, the DNA window CGGCGTCGCCTCCGTCGCGGTGGTGGGCGCCGCCGCGCTGTCGTCGCGCGTGCGGGCAGGGCTGAGTGAAGTCACGAAGAGATCCGTCTCGATGGTGCGGCCAGAGCCGCGGAGGATGCGATCGCGCTCGGACGCGAAGCCTGTGCTCGAGGAGCTGGCGTTCGCCGGCGCGGAAGAAACTCGCGGCACGGGCCCCGGGTGCGGGGCGCCGTCGTCGGACATCCTCTCACGGTTCCGCGCGACGCCGGTGTGGGCTGCGCAACGCGAGGCGCGCAGACCGGCGCACGACGAACGTGTGGCCTCTCGACGCCGTCAGCGCGACGAAGCTCGCGGACCGGCCGCCGGCCCTCGCTCCCACGCAGCTACCGGGCCGGCGACGACGCGGAACGACGGGTGCGGGTCCGGCAGCTGGACGGCGCTCCACCGGTCGAGGAGCTGGGGCGATCGCCGCTGCAGCTTGGCCACGAGGTGCGCCCACTCGTGCCTCAGCTGCCCGTCCGTGACGAGCATGGTCGGCACGTCCGCGCCCGGCTCGCGCACGCGCCCGAGGTCGAACGTGTAGCCGCGCGCGGACGCCTCGACGTGCACACCGGTCAGGTAGGCGCCGATCGTCCGCACGGGCGCGGCGGTCGCGCGGAACCGCTCGAGCTGG includes these proteins:
- a CDS encoding pyrimidine dimer DNA glycosylase/endonuclease V, which codes for MRLWSVHPRYLDRQGLTACWREGLLAQAVLVGATRGYTRHPQLERFRATAAPVRTIGAYLTGVHVEASARGYTFDLGRVREPGADVPTMLVTDGQLRHEWAHLVAKLQRRSPQLLDRWSAVQLPDPHPSFRVVAGPVAAWERGPAAGPRASSR